One genomic region from Nostoc sphaeroides encodes:
- the cofH gene encoding 7,8-didemethyl-8-hydroxy-5-deazariboflavin synthase subunit CofH, protein MLTKIAVEKILDRALMGYDLSLEEGVVLLQQTDEEAIAAIRDTSDTLRHTQAGDTVTYIINRNINFTNICEQHCSFCAFRRDDGDADAYWLDSAQILEKATDAVRRGATEICMQGGLNPQALINGKSLPYYLKVVETIKQEFPHIHLHAFSPQEVEFIARLDGLGYADVITALRDAGVGSMPGTAAEVLDDKVRRILCPEKIDTATWLEIVSTAHKLGLHTTSTMLSGHIETHEQQIGHLEKLRSLQQTAINQGYPARITEFILLPFVGQEAPKPLRRRVGRDQPVLSDALLLGAVARIYLGNWIPNHQQSWVKLGLAGATEALLWGCNDIGGTLMEEHITTMAGALGGTCMEVKSLEGAIASLGRPYQQRNTLYQKITSQVKGLRTSI, encoded by the coding sequence ATGCTGACAAAAATTGCGGTTGAAAAAATTCTTGACCGTGCCTTGATGGGGTACGACTTATCTCTAGAAGAGGGAGTGGTATTATTACAACAAACTGACGAGGAGGCGATCGCAGCCATACGTGATACATCCGATACACTCCGCCACACTCAAGCAGGCGATACGGTTACATACATAATTAATCGTAATATTAACTTTACTAATATTTGTGAGCAGCACTGTAGTTTTTGTGCTTTCCGTCGAGATGATGGTGATGCCGATGCATACTGGTTAGATTCGGCGCAAATTTTGGAAAAAGCCACAGATGCAGTCCGACGGGGTGCGACAGAAATCTGTATGCAGGGCGGATTAAATCCACAAGCACTGATAAATGGCAAATCTTTGCCCTATTATCTCAAGGTCGTGGAAACCATTAAACAGGAATTTCCCCACATACATCTCCACGCTTTTTCCCCCCAAGAAGTCGAATTTATCGCCAGACTTGACGGACTTGGGTATGCTGATGTAATTACAGCTTTGCGCGATGCTGGTGTTGGCTCAATGCCGGGAACAGCAGCTGAAGTATTAGACGATAAAGTTAGGCGAATATTGTGTCCAGAGAAGATTGACACAGCCACTTGGCTAGAAATTGTTAGCACTGCTCACAAATTAGGCTTGCATACCACCAGCACGATGTTATCTGGGCATATTGAAACCCACGAACAGCAAATCGGGCATTTAGAAAAATTGCGATCGCTCCAACAAACTGCCATTAATCAGGGATATCCAGCAAGGATCACAGAGTTTATTTTATTACCCTTCGTTGGGCAAGAAGCACCCAAACCCTTACGCCGCCGTGTCGGACGCGATCAACCAGTTTTAAGTGATGCACTGCTGCTAGGTGCTGTGGCGCGGATTTACTTAGGTAATTGGATTCCTAACCATCAGCAGAGTTGGGTAAAACTGGGGCTTGCAGGTGCAACAGAAGCCTTACTTTGGGGTTGCAACGATATCGGCGGCACATTGATGGAGGAGCATATTACCACAATGGCAGGTGCTTTAGGTGGTACGTGTATGGAAGTGAAAAGTTTAGAAGGTGCGATCGCTTCCTTAGGAAGACCTTACCAACAACGCAATACTCTTTATCAAAAAATTACGAGTCAAGTCAAAGGCTTGCGGACAAGTATTTAA
- a CDS encoding DUF4347 domain-containing protein: MTIITKLQVRSKLTISTAKTHNLVFIDTAVEDYQSLANGVTPNTKVFFITPTQNGIKEITKILTNYHGQNLTSIHIVAHGVPGCLYLGNTHLGLDTLNNYQEQLQQWQQLTSKPKFENLLLYSCNLAAGDAGAEFITKLHQLTGLNIAASRERVGTAALGGNWKLEVCTAQMEVSLAFTQTTQQAYTGVFATFTVNSISDEDDGDRNNGITTLREAIKLANNTAGSDTITFAGVFADNTPDTITLTSGQLRVTDNLTILGTGASQLTISGNNASRVFEISGLGTDVLIDGLKIADGKLKLPDTYPQPPGGGGILVNESSILSLTNSKVSGNNSGGGISGRGTISLTNSTVSGNTATQYGGGISGGTISLTNSIVSGNTATSGGGISGGTISLTNSTVSGNTATQYGGGISGGTISLTNSTVSGNTATQYGGGISGGTISLTNSTVAGNTATQYGGGISILNLGSFIIESSTVSDNTAGTDGGGIYNFGISGVYGYYDQDEPSSSLINSTISGNKANNSGGGIYNNQPLTLLNTTITNNTADLDSDGNGNGGGILNAINYFYGETRSLNVGNSIIAENFDNSTSGEIYPDVAGDFIDAGNNLIGKSNGSTGFNTSTLVGTSVNPIDPKLGTLQNNGGKTFTHTLQPGSPAINAGSNTLVFSQISTDQRSAERIADSTVDIGAVELQPSSTITPPTTSKPKDTVVTNTNDSGEGSLRQAILNANANAGEDTITFAGVFSDATPDIINLTSGQLTITDDVRILGTGTSNPTVSGNNVFKVFEIGENGTDATIDSLKVANANNIFGAILVHSNTTLNLNNSNVSNSTGSVGGIFNRGTLNLTNTTVSDNIGLTVGGGIYNSGSLNLNNSIVANNETFLYDAPSYGGGIFNTGTLEITNSILSNNEAFPRGVSGNAPESSTYGGSIYNSGIAKVTNSTIFGSSAEFGGGIYNSGSLSLTNTTVSSNIANGGGGISNSGKLTLSNNTITDNAATRLYSPWKSFTGGGGIVNETNGTVIVANTIIAGNYEYDPYVGEDVNSDVIGKFTDSGNNLIGNRTGSTGFTTSTLIGTSDNPIDPKLGPLQNNGGTTLTHALLKDSPAMNAGNNALVPKGITTDGRSTGFDRIFNGIVDTGAYEATTVLLNQSPVNTIPNTLNTLYYAYEGTPRIFSAAQNSKFAISDIDAGTNAVQVTLTATNGTLTLNSTSGLNFTTGDGIADSSLTFTGTISSINNALDGLSFTATNSSGTGSISITTNDLGNTGPGGAFSDTDIIDNIYLSPNIVDGTYGDDTLIGTNYTDRITATRGNDTVTGNKGNDYLSGFLGGRDRYIYNLGDGIDTITEFGGVGTGYNPSKDIIAEVDTIKFNGAGLTAHNLLLTQNNKNLEITFEGVADAKVILEEFTLQNLDNLFPTVTKRAVGNILFDGQTSIRDSYDVFDTTSTQKTLFNKNTVTFLNDLNNNVEGFDNSDDVINAQGGNDVIDGKSGDDLLRGGVGHDMLIGGAGNDTLIGNAGNDTLTGGSGNDRFVYQTLSDRGWVGDTITDFESSNDQLVLSNLFESLDYSGSNPISDDYLRFVQLGTDTQVQVNSGDSTVDFNTLVTLHTFTATKLVLGTNVIV, from the coding sequence ATGACCATAATCACTAAATTACAGGTAAGATCAAAACTCACAATCTCTACTGCCAAAACCCACAATCTAGTCTTTATAGACACAGCAGTTGAAGACTATCAGAGTTTAGCCAACGGTGTTACTCCCAACACAAAAGTATTTTTCATAACACCAACACAAAACGGCATAAAGGAAATTACGAAGATTTTGACGAATTATCACGGCCAAAATCTGACTAGTATTCACATTGTGGCTCACGGTGTTCCTGGTTGCTTGTATCTAGGCAACACACACTTAGGACTCGATACCCTTAACAACTATCAAGAACAACTGCAACAATGGCAGCAGCTAACCTCTAAACCAAAATTTGAGAACTTACTCCTCTACAGTTGCAACCTAGCAGCAGGCGATGCCGGGGCAGAATTTATTACAAAATTACACCAACTCACAGGTTTAAATATTGCGGCTTCTCGTGAGCGAGTAGGTACTGCAGCATTAGGCGGTAACTGGAAACTGGAAGTCTGCACTGCACAGATGGAAGTGAGTTTAGCATTTACTCAAACGACGCAACAAGCTTACACCGGAGTATTTGCCACCTTTACGGTTAATAGTATTTCAGATGAAGATGATGGCGATCGCAATAATGGCATTACAACTCTGCGAGAGGCAATTAAGTTAGCCAATAATACTGCTGGGAGCGATACAATTACCTTTGCTGGCGTATTCGCTGATAATACGCCAGATACTATCACCCTCACTTCTGGACAACTGAGGGTTACGGATAATCTAACCATACTAGGAACAGGAGCATCTCAACTGACCATTAGCGGTAATAATGCCTCCAGAGTGTTTGAGATATCAGGATTAGGTACAGATGTTCTTATTGATGGCTTGAAGATTGCCGATGGTAAGCTCAAATTGCCCGATACTTACCCTCAACCGCCAGGAGGCGGAGGTATTTTAGTCAATGAGTCTAGCATCCTCAGCTTAACTAACAGTAAGGTATCTGGCAATAACAGTGGCGGTGGGATCTCTGGGAGGGGGACTATTAGCCTAACTAACAGTACAGTATCTGGGAATACAGCAACACAGTATGGTGGTGGGATCTCTGGGGGAACTATTAGCCTAACTAACAGTATAGTATCTGGGAATACAGCAACTTCCGGTGGTGGGATCTCCGGGGGAACTATTAGCCTAACTAACAGTACAGTATCTGGGAATACAGCAACACAGTATGGTGGTGGCATCTCTGGGGGAACTATTAGCCTAACTAACAGTACAGTATCTGGGAATACAGCAACACAGTATGGTGGTGGCATCTCTGGGGGAACTATTAGCCTAACTAACAGTACAGTAGCTGGGAATACAGCAACACAGTATGGTGGTGGCATCTCTATTTTGAATTTGGGTTCTTTCATAATAGAAAGCAGTACAGTGTCCGACAATACCGCAGGCACAGACGGTGGTGGTATTTATAACTTTGGCATATCTGGTGTATATGGTTACTATGACCAAGACGAACCTTCATCTTCTCTAATTAACAGCACGATTTCTGGCAATAAGGCTAACAATAGCGGTGGTGGCATTTATAATAATCAACCCCTCACTCTGCTCAATACCACAATTACGAATAATACGGCAGATTTAGATAGTGATGGCAATGGCAACGGTGGTGGTATTTTAAATGCAATTAACTACTTTTATGGAGAAACTCGGAGCCTCAATGTTGGCAACAGCATTATTGCCGAAAACTTTGACAACTCTACATCAGGAGAAATATATCCTGATGTAGCTGGCGACTTTATCGACGCTGGCAATAATTTGATTGGTAAGAGCAATGGTAGCACAGGCTTTAATACCAGCACCCTCGTCGGTACAAGCGTTAACCCCATAGATCCCAAACTGGGAACGCTGCAAAATAACGGTGGTAAGACCTTCACTCATACCTTACAACCAGGTAGCCCCGCCATCAATGCAGGTAGTAATACACTAGTTTTTTCTCAAATCAGTACTGATCAACGGAGTGCAGAGCGCATAGCTGACAGTACGGTAGATATTGGAGCCGTTGAACTCCAACCCAGCAGTACCATTACACCACCCACTACCTCTAAACCTAAGGACACAGTTGTCACCAATACTAACGATTCTGGGGAAGGCTCGTTACGTCAAGCTATCCTGAATGCCAATGCCAATGCAGGCGAAGATACAATTACCTTTGCCGGGGTGTTTAGTGATGCTACACCAGATATTATTAATCTCACTTCTGGACAACTGACAATTACTGATGATGTGCGGATCTTGGGAACTGGCACATCTAACCCGACTGTGAGTGGTAATAACGTCTTCAAAGTGTTTGAGATAGGAGAAAACGGGACAGATGCAACTATTGATAGTTTGAAGGTAGCTAATGCAAATAATATATTTGGTGCGATTTTAGTTCATAGCAACACCACCCTCAATCTAAATAACAGCAACGTTTCTAACAGTACTGGCTCTGTAGGCGGCATCTTTAACCGTGGGACTCTCAACCTAACTAACACCACTGTTTCAGATAATATTGGGTTGACAGTAGGTGGCGGTATCTATAACTCTGGTAGTCTCAACCTGAATAACAGTATTGTCGCTAATAATGAAACTTTTCTTTATGATGCTCCTTCCTATGGTGGTGGCATTTTTAACACCGGCACTCTCGAAATAACTAACAGCATTCTTTCTAATAATGAAGCCTTCCCTCGTGGAGTATCTGGTAATGCTCCTGAGTCATCAACCTATGGCGGCAGCATCTATAACTCTGGCATTGCTAAAGTAACTAACAGCACTATATTTGGTAGTAGTGCGGAGTTTGGTGGCGGCATCTATAACTCTGGTAGTCTGAGCTTAACTAACACTACTGTTTCTAGCAATATAGCAAACGGAGGTGGTGGCATCTCTAACTCTGGTAAGCTAACTCTCAGCAACAATACTATTACCGATAATGCTGCAACCCGTCTTTATTCTCCCTGGAAAAGTTTCACGGGAGGAGGAGGTATTGTTAATGAAACCAATGGCACTGTTATTGTTGCAAACACAATTATTGCTGGCAACTACGAATATGATCCATACGTGGGTGAAGATGTCAATTCCGACGTTATTGGCAAATTCACCGACTCCGGCAATAATTTAATTGGTAACAGAACTGGGAGTACAGGTTTTACTACTAGCACCCTCATTGGTACTAGCGACAACCCCATTGATCCCAAACTTGGGCCACTGCAAAATAACGGCGGTACTACCTTGACTCACGCCTTACTCAAGGATAGTCCTGCGATGAACGCTGGCAATAATGCCCTAGTTCCAAAAGGAATCACTACTGATGGGCGAAGTACAGGATTTGACAGAATATTTAACGGCATAGTAGATACAGGTGCTTACGAAGCTACCACTGTTTTGCTAAATCAAAGTCCAGTTAATACCATTCCTAATACTTTAAACACTTTATACTATGCTTATGAAGGCACACCCCGAATATTCTCTGCTGCCCAAAACAGTAAATTTGCCATTAGTGACATTGATGCTGGCACTAACGCAGTACAAGTAACACTGACAGCCACCAACGGCACTCTCACTCTAAACAGCACCTCCGGTCTTAACTTCACTACCGGAGATGGTATTGCGGACTCCAGCCTTACCTTTACTGGCACAATTAGCAGTATTAATAATGCTCTGGATGGTTTATCTTTCACAGCTACTAATTCTAGTGGTACTGGCAGTATTAGCATCACGACGAATGACCTGGGTAATACTGGGCCAGGTGGAGCATTCAGCGATACCGATATTATCGACAATATCTATCTCTCACCTAATATCGTAGACGGAACTTATGGTGATGATACGTTAATAGGTACTAACTATACTGATAGAATTACTGCCACGCGTGGAAACGATACCGTTACAGGTAACAAAGGTAATGACTACTTGAGTGGCTTTTTGGGCGGCAGAGATAGATATATCTACAATTTAGGTGATGGCATTGATACTATCACTGAATTTGGTGGCGTAGGTACAGGCTACAATCCCTCAAAAGACATTATTGCTGAAGTCGATACGATCAAATTTAATGGTGCAGGTTTGACTGCCCATAATTTGTTACTCACCCAAAATAATAAGAATTTGGAAATCACCTTTGAAGGCGTAGCAGATGCAAAAGTTATCCTAGAAGAGTTTACTTTACAAAATTTAGATAACTTGTTTCCAACCGTGACAAAAAGAGCCGTTGGGAATATTCTATTTGATGGGCAAACTAGCATTAGGGATAGCTATGATGTCTTCGATACCACATCCACCCAAAAAACTCTCTTCAATAAAAACACTGTTACTTTCCTCAACGACCTAAACAATAATGTTGAAGGCTTTGACAACTCTGATGATGTGATTAATGCTCAAGGGGGCAATGACGTCATCGACGGCAAGAGTGGTGATGACTTACTCCGTGGAGGTGTCGGGCATGATATGCTAATTGGCGGTGCAGGTAATGATACTCTAATTGGTAATGCCGGGAACGATACCCTAACTGGCGGTAGCGGTAATGACAGGTTTGTATATCAAACTTTGAGCGATCGCGGCTGGGTTGGTGATACAATCACAGACTTTGAAAGCTCCAATGATCAGTTAGTTCTGAGTAATTTATTTGAGAGCCTAGACTATAGTGGTAGCAATCCGATCAGCGACGACTATCTGCGGTTTGTACAATTGGGGACTGATACTCAGGTGCAGGTTAATTCTGGTGATAGCACTGTTGATTTCAATACTCTAGTGACTCTCCATACTTTCACTGCTACAAAACTAGTGCTTGGTACTAATGTCATTGTGTAG